A portion of the Celeribacter baekdonensis genome contains these proteins:
- the rpsG gene encoding 30S ribosomal protein S7, translating into MSRRHAAEKREVLPDAKYGDRVLTKFMNNLMIDGKKSAAERIVYNALTRVEDKLKKAPVEVFHEALDNVKPSVEVRSRRVGGATYQVPVEVRVERREALAIRWLINASRARNENTMEERLAGELLDAVNGRGSAVKKREDTHKMADANKAFSHYRW; encoded by the coding sequence ATGTCCCGTCGTCACGCCGCTGAAAAGCGCGAAGTACTGCCCGATGCCAAATATGGCGATCGCGTGCTGACCAAATTCATGAACAACCTGATGATCGACGGCAAAAAATCCGCCGCCGAGAGAATTGTTTACAATGCGTTGACCCGCGTTGAGGACAAACTCAAAAAAGCTCCGGTTGAAGTGTTCCATGAAGCCCTCGACAACGTGAAACCCTCTGTTGAGGTGCGTTCGCGTCGTGTGGGTGGTGCCACCTATCAGGTGCCCGTCGAAGTGCGCGTTGAGCGCCGCGAAGCTCTGGCGATCCGTTGGTTGATCAACGCATCCCGCGCCCGCAACGAAAACACGATGGAAGAGCGTCTTGCCGGTGAACTGCTTGATGCAGTCAACGGTCGCGGTTCTGCCGTGAAAAAACGCGAAGACACGCATAAAATGGCCGACGCGAACAAAGCGTTCAGCCATTATCGCTGGTAA
- the rpsL gene encoding 30S ribosomal protein S12 has protein sequence MPTIQQLIRKPRQPKVKRSKSMHLEQCPQKRGVCTRVYTTTPKKPNSAMRKVAKVRLTNGFEVISYIPGESHNLQEHSVVLIRGGRVKDLPGVRYHILRGVLDTQGVKDRKQRRSKYGAKRPK, from the coding sequence ATGCCAACGATTCAACAGCTGATCCGCAAACCGCGTCAGCCCAAAGTCAAGCGCTCCAAATCCATGCACCTGGAGCAGTGTCCCCAGAAGCGTGGCGTTTGTACGCGCGTCTACACCACCACACCGAAAAAACCGAACTCCGCTATGCGGAAAGTGGCCAAGGTTCGCCTGACCAACGGTTTCGAAGTGATCAGCTACATCCCCGGTGAAAGCCACAACCTTCAGGAACACTCTGTGGTTCTGATCCGTGGCGGTCGTGTGAAAGACCTTCCGGGTGTCCGTTACCACATCCTGCGCGGTGTGTTGGATACCCAAGGCGTCAAAGACCGTAAGCAGCGCCGTTCGAAATACGGCGCCAAGCGTCCGAAGTAA
- a CDS encoding DMT family transporter, whose product MIAQHQAIDPQHSKAKEHHALMTKLSDNTRGALLMALSMAAFTTNDSFMKGLLEEIPLLQALTLRGLLNIAMILVILPVFIGPVRFDLSRKDWMFTLLRAGAEVGASFSFLTAITHIPLANATAIMQTLPLSITVVGALVFKDQLGWRRLVAILIGFCGVLLIVKPGGEGFSAQGLWAVLGMGFVTVRDLSVRAISQNAPTATVTFAAVAAVTVVAGGLSVGSEWQPLSTLGYIQLLGTSACVIIGYVLSVTVMRVGEISFVSPFRYTALIWALLIGFFAFGEWPDLWALTGAGIIAATGIYTVLREARLRRKAERDANR is encoded by the coding sequence ATGATAGCGCAGCATCAAGCGATTGATCCGCAACATTCCAAAGCCAAAGAACACCACGCGCTTATGACAAAACTTTCTGACAACACCCGTGGCGCTCTTCTCATGGCTCTGTCCATGGCGGCTTTCACCACAAACGACAGTTTCATGAAGGGGCTTTTGGAAGAAATTCCGTTGTTGCAGGCGCTCACCCTGCGCGGGCTTCTCAATATCGCGATGATCTTGGTGATCTTGCCGGTGTTTATCGGGCCGGTGCGGTTTGATCTGAGCCGCAAGGACTGGATGTTTACGCTGCTGCGAGCTGGGGCTGAGGTCGGCGCATCGTTCTCTTTTCTCACGGCCATCACTCATATCCCCTTGGCCAATGCCACTGCGATTATGCAAACTCTACCGCTTTCCATCACGGTGGTCGGCGCGCTTGTGTTCAAAGATCAATTGGGCTGGCGTCGCCTCGTGGCGATCCTGATCGGCTTTTGTGGCGTCTTGTTGATTGTGAAACCCGGTGGGGAAGGCTTTAGCGCGCAGGGGCTTTGGGCCGTTCTGGGCATGGGGTTTGTCACTGTGCGTGACCTCTCGGTCCGTGCCATTTCTCAAAATGCGCCAACCGCAACCGTGACCTTTGCTGCCGTGGCTGCGGTCACAGTTGTGGCGGGGGGATTGTCTGTCGGTTCGGAATGGCAACCGCTCTCGACGCTGGGGTATATTCAGCTCCTGGGGACGTCGGCATGTGTCATCATTGGCTATGTCCTTTCCGTCACGGTGATGCGCGTGGGCGAGATTTCCTTTGTCTCGCCGTTTCGCTATACGGCGCTGATCTGGGCCTTGCTGATCGGCTTTTTTGCCTTTGGTGAATGGCCGGACCTCTGGGCACTCACAGGGGCAGGGATCATCGCCGCCACGGGCATTTACACCGTCCTGCGGGAGGCGCGGCTGCGTCGGAAGGCTGAGAGGGACGCCAATCGTTGA
- a CDS encoding glycosyltransferase family 2 protein has product MGEKLVLTTMRNEGPFILEWVAWYRMLGFDHIIVLYNDCTDHSPALLKALDKAGMITAVSYTPDPSMPVKRTALPLMKTLPRVQEAEWIFNCDVDEFLVVHVGNGTIHDLISQFDMDETHAIAVHWKCFGDSGGIGWQDEFAHRSFTFAAPSRHRVNMFFKTLIRWPMDFWQIGVHSPKGWRGKGQWGIAPNLMKRCDGVTLRRYDPKTSIKFTNPRWITHDFAQINHYITRTFESFTLKMGKPSTAANRDRYTMTFFRDKNRNEERDVSALKYTPQFEAAYAEVSSVPGVMRLHHRCCMDYVEALSAQNDRDPKEDLRWRHHQREKNKLD; this is encoded by the coding sequence ATGGGTGAAAAACTTGTCCTAACAACGATGCGCAATGAAGGCCCGTTCATTTTGGAATGGGTCGCGTGGTATCGTATGCTTGGCTTTGATCACATCATCGTTTTGTACAATGACTGTACCGATCACTCCCCTGCCCTGCTGAAAGCCCTTGATAAGGCGGGGATGATTACGGCCGTTTCCTACACGCCCGACCCTTCGATGCCGGTCAAACGCACCGCTTTGCCTTTGATGAAAACGCTGCCGCGGGTGCAAGAGGCCGAATGGATCTTCAATTGTGATGTGGATGAGTTTTTGGTGGTCCATGTCGGCAACGGCACGATCCATGATCTGATCTCGCAATTTGACATGGACGAGACCCATGCCATTGCGGTCCATTGGAAATGCTTTGGTGACAGCGGCGGGATCGGTTGGCAAGACGAGTTCGCCCATCGCAGCTTTACCTTCGCGGCCCCGTCCAGACACCGCGTGAACATGTTCTTCAAAACGCTGATCCGCTGGCCGATGGATTTTTGGCAAATTGGCGTGCACTCTCCAAAGGGATGGCGCGGGAAAGGCCAGTGGGGGATTGCGCCCAATTTGATGAAGCGCTGTGACGGGGTCACCTTGCGCAGATATGACCCAAAGACCTCCATTAAATTCACCAACCCGCGCTGGATCACCCATGATTTCGCGCAAATCAATCACTACATCACCCGCACCTTTGAAAGCTTCACGCTCAAGATGGGCAAACCGTCTACGGCGGCCAACCGTGACCGCTATACAATGACGTTTTTCCGCGACAAAAATCGCAACGAAGAGAGGGACGTCAGCGCGCTGAAGTATACGCCGCAGTTTGAGGCCGCCTATGCCGAGGTCAGTTCCGTGCCCGGCGTGATGCGGCTGCATCATCGGTGTTGCATGGATTACGTCGAGGCGCTCTCTGCGCAAAATGATCGCGATCCGAAAGAGGATTTGCGCTGGCGCCACCACCAACGCGAAAAGAACAAGCTGGACTGA
- the rpoC gene encoding DNA-directed RNA polymerase subunit beta': protein MNQEITANPFNPMAQPTTFDEIKVSLASPERILSWSYGEIKKPETINYRTFKPERDGLFCARIFGPIKDYECLCGKYKRMKYRGVVCEKCGVEVTLQKVRRERMGHIELAAPVAHIWFLKSLPSRIGLMLDMTLRDLERVLYFENYVVIEPGLTDLTYGQMMTEEEFMDAQDLYGMDAFEADIGAEAIRKMLGNIDLESTADQLREDLKEATGELKPKKIIKRLKIVESFLESGNRPEWMILTVIPVIPPELRPLVPLDGGRFATSDLNDLYRRVINRNNRLKRLIELRAPDIIVRNEKRMLQESVDALFDNGRRGRVITGANKRPLKSLSDMLKGKQGRFRQNLLGKRVDFSGRSVIVTGPELKLHQCGLPKKMALELFKPFIYSRLEAKGLSSTVKQAKKLVEKERPEVWDILDEVIREHPVFLNRAPTLHRLGIQAFEPTLIEGKAIQLHPLVCSAFNADFDGDQMAVHVPLSLEAQLEARVLMMSTNNVLSPANGAPIIVPSQDMILGIYYISMEREGMPGEGMVFSNIDEVEYALTSGTVHLHAKVTARIKQIDDHGQEVWKRFETTPGRLRLGGLLPLNAKAPFDLVNRLLRKKEVQTVIDTVYRYCGQKESVIFCDQIMSLGFKEAFKAGISFGKDDMVVPDNKWTLVDATRDQVRDFEQQYMDGLITQGEKYNKVVDAWSKCNDKVTEAMMSTISANKRDENGAEMEPNSVYMMAHSGARGSVTQMKQLGGMRGLMAKPSGEIIETPIISNFKEGLTVLEYFNSTHGARKGLSDTALKTANSGYLTRRLVDVAQDCIVRQVDCGTELAITAEAAVNDGEVVASLSERLLGRVSAEDVLRPGTDEVLVSKNELIDERKADLIEAAGIASMRMRSPLTCEAEEGVCAMCYGRDLARGTMVNQGEAVGIIAAQSIGEPGTQLTMRTFHIGGVAQGGQQSFQEANQEGKALFRNAMLLENKHGEKIVMGRNMQLVIVDDQGVERASYKLGYGTKVFAEEGKMIARGDKLFEWDPYTLPIIAEKGGKAKFVDLISGLSVRDDTDDATGMTQKIVTDWRSVPKGGDLKPEILILGEDGEPVRNDVGNPVTYLMSVDAVLSIEDGQDIQAGDVVARIPREGAKTKDITGGLPRVAELFEARRPKDHAIIAEIDGYVRFGKDYKNKRRISIEPSDETMEPVEYMVPKGKHIPVAEGDFVQKGDYIMDGNPAPHDILAIMGVEALAVYMIDEVQEVYRLQGVKINDKHIEVIVRQMLQKWEILDSGETTLLKGEAVDKAEFDEANAKAELKGGRPAKGQPILLGITKASLQTRSFISAASFQETTRVLTEASVQGKRDKLVGLKENIIVGRLIPAGTGGATKRVRRIAQERDNVVIEEARAEAEAAAQLAAPVMDVMGDEAESMMVETPEGQE, encoded by the coding sequence ATGAACCAGGAAATCACAGCCAACCCGTTTAATCCGATGGCGCAGCCGACGACCTTTGACGAGATCAAAGTGTCCTTGGCCTCCCCGGAGCGGATTCTGTCGTGGTCCTACGGCGAAATCAAAAAGCCCGAGACCATCAACTACCGGACGTTCAAACCGGAACGTGACGGTCTGTTCTGTGCGCGTATTTTTGGCCCGATCAAAGACTACGAATGTCTGTGCGGCAAATATAAGCGCATGAAATATCGCGGCGTTGTCTGCGAAAAATGTGGTGTGGAAGTCACGCTGCAAAAAGTGCGTCGCGAGCGCATGGGCCACATCGAATTGGCGGCACCTGTCGCTCACATTTGGTTCTTGAAATCGCTGCCTTCGCGCATCGGCCTCATGCTCGACATGACGCTGCGTGATCTGGAACGCGTGCTGTATTTCGAAAACTACGTTGTGATCGAGCCGGGTCTCACCGATCTCACCTACGGTCAGATGATGACCGAAGAAGAGTTCATGGACGCCCAGGATCTCTATGGCATGGACGCGTTCGAGGCCGACATCGGTGCCGAAGCGATCCGTAAAATGCTTGGCAACATCGACCTTGAGAGCACCGCGGATCAGCTTCGCGAAGACCTCAAAGAGGCGACTGGCGAGCTGAAACCGAAAAAGATCATCAAGCGTCTGAAGATCGTTGAAAGCTTCCTTGAATCCGGCAACCGCCCGGAGTGGATGATCCTGACCGTGATCCCCGTGATCCCGCCAGAACTCCGCCCGCTGGTGCCGCTTGATGGCGGCCGTTTCGCGACCTCCGATCTCAACGATCTCTATCGTCGTGTGATCAACCGGAACAACCGTCTGAAACGTCTGATCGAACTGCGTGCGCCCGACATCATCGTGCGTAACGAAAAACGGATGTTGCAGGAATCTGTGGATGCGCTGTTCGACAACGGTCGTCGTGGCCGCGTGATCACGGGGGCCAACAAGCGTCCGTTGAAATCGCTCTCCGACATGCTGAAAGGCAAACAGGGTCGTTTCCGTCAGAACCTTTTGGGCAAACGCGTCGACTTCTCCGGTCGTTCGGTCATTGTGACCGGGCCGGAACTGAAGTTGCATCAGTGTGGTCTGCCCAAGAAGATGGCGCTCGAACTGTTCAAGCCGTTCATCTATTCGCGTCTTGAAGCCAAAGGCCTGTCTTCCACTGTGAAGCAAGCCAAAAAATTGGTGGAAAAAGAGCGTCCCGAAGTGTGGGACATTCTGGACGAGGTGATCCGCGAACACCCGGTGTTCCTCAACCGTGCGCCGACCTTGCACCGTTTGGGCATCCAGGCGTTCGAACCCACATTGATCGAAGGCAAAGCCATTCAGCTTCACCCGCTCGTGTGTTCGGCCTTTAACGCCGACTTCGACGGGGACCAGATGGCTGTTCACGTGCCGCTGTCGCTCGAAGCACAGCTTGAAGCCCGTGTCTTGATGATGTCCACGAACAACGTTCTGTCGCCTGCCAACGGCGCACCGATCATCGTGCCGTCGCAGGATATGATTTTGGGCATCTACTACATCTCGATGGAGCGCGAAGGCATGCCCGGCGAAGGCATGGTTTTCTCCAACATCGACGAGGTGGAATACGCTCTGACCTCTGGCACCGTGCATTTGCACGCCAAAGTCACCGCCCGGATCAAACAGATCGACGACCATGGCCAAGAAGTGTGGAAGCGCTTCGAAACCACGCCGGGCCGCTTGCGCCTTGGCGGCCTTCTGCCGCTCAACGCGAAAGCACCGTTTGACCTGGTCAACCGGTTGTTGCGTAAGAAAGAAGTGCAGACCGTCATCGACACCGTCTACCGCTATTGCGGTCAGAAAGAGTCGGTCATCTTCTGTGACCAGATCATGTCTTTGGGCTTCAAAGAAGCGTTCAAAGCCGGGATTTCTTTCGGCAAAGACGACATGGTTGTCCCGGACAACAAATGGACGTTGGTCGACGCGACCCGCGATCAGGTGCGTGACTTTGAACAACAGTACATGGACGGCCTGATCACTCAGGGTGAAAAGTACAACAAAGTTGTCGATGCCTGGTCGAAGTGTAACGACAAAGTCACCGAAGCGATGATGTCCACCATCTCCGCCAACAAGCGCGACGAGAATGGCGCCGAAATGGAACCGAACTCGGTTTACATGATGGCTCACTCCGGTGCGCGTGGGTCTGTCACCCAGATGAAACAGCTGGGCGGGATGCGCGGCCTTATGGCGAAACCGTCGGGTGAGATCATCGAAACGCCGATTATCTCGAACTTTAAAGAAGGCCTGACCGTGCTCGAGTACTTTAACTCGACTCACGGTGCGCGTAAGGGTCTGTCCGATACGGCGTTGAAAACGGCGAACTCCGGGTATTTGACCCGCCGTCTCGTGGATGTTGCGCAAGACTGTATCGTGCGTCAGGTCGACTGTGGCACCGAATTGGCGATCACCGCCGAAGCGGCTGTCAACGATGGTGAAGTTGTGGCCTCGCTCTCTGAGCGTCTGTTGGGCCGTGTGTCCGCAGAAGACGTGTTGCGTCCGGGCACTGACGAAGTCCTCGTGTCGAAAAACGAACTGATCGACGAACGCAAAGCCGATCTGATCGAAGCTGCCGGGATCGCCTCCATGCGGATGCGCAGCCCGCTGACCTGTGAAGCCGAAGAAGGCGTGTGCGCCATGTGCTATGGTCGCGACCTCGCACGCGGCACCATGGTGAACCAAGGTGAGGCCGTCGGCATCATCGCGGCTCAGTCGATCGGTGAGCCTGGGACACAGTTGACGATGCGGACCTTCCACATCGGCGGTGTTGCTCAGGGTGGCCAGCAGTCGTTCCAAGAAGCCAACCAAGAAGGCAAAGCGCTGTTCCGCAATGCCATGCTGCTTGAAAACAAACATGGCGAGAAAATCGTCATGGGCCGTAACATGCAGTTGGTGATCGTGGACGATCAAGGCGTGGAACGGGCGTCCTACAAACTCGGCTACGGCACGAAAGTGTTCGCCGAAGAGGGCAAAATGATTGCCCGTGGCGACAAGCTGTTTGAATGGGATCCGTACACACTTCCGATCATCGCAGAAAAAGGCGGTAAGGCAAAATTCGTCGATCTCATCTCGGGCCTCTCGGTCCGCGACGACACCGATGATGCCACCGGCATGACCCAGAAAATCGTGACCGATTGGCGCTCTGTGCCGAAAGGTGGCGATCTGAAGCCTGAGATCTTGATCCTTGGCGAAGACGGCGAACCGGTCCGCAACGATGTGGGCAACCCGGTGACCTATCTGATGTCCGTGGACGCGGTTCTTTCGATCGAAGACGGTCAGGACATTCAGGCGGGTGACGTTGTGGCGCGTATTCCGCGCGAAGGTGCAAAGACCAAGGACATCACCGGTGGTCTGCCGCGTGTGGCCGAGCTCTTTGAAGCCCGTCGTCCGAAAGATCACGCGATCATCGCGGAGATTGACGGCTACGTGCGCTTTGGCAAGGACTACAAAAACAAACGCCGCATTTCGATTGAACCGTCGGATGAGACGATGGAGCCGGTCGAGTACATGGTGCCGAAAGGCAAGCACATCCCTGTGGCCGAAGGCGACTTCGTCCAGAAGGGTGACTACATCATGGACGGCAACCCAGCGCCGCATGACATTCTCGCGATTATGGGTGTCGAGGCTCTGGCGGTGTACATGATCGACGAGGTGCAGGAGGTCTATCGTCTGCAAGGCGTGAAGATCAACGATAAGCACATCGAAGTCATCGTGCGTCAGATGTTGCAGAAATGGGAAATCCTCGACTCCGGGGAAACCACGCTGCTCAAAGGCGAAGCTGTGGACAAGGCTGAATTTGACGAAGCCAATGCCAAAGCCGAGCTTAAGGGCGGTCGTCCGGCGAAAGGTCAGCCGATCCTCTTGGGGATCACCAAGGCGTCCTTGCAAACCCGGTCGTTCATCTCTGCCGCGTCGTTCCAGGAAACCACTCGCGTGCTCACCGAAGCCTCTGTTCAGGGCAAACGTGACAAGCTGGTCGGTCTCAAAGAGAACATCATTGTGGGCCGCTTGATCCCGGCTGGTACGGGTGGCGCGACCAAGCGCGTCCGCCGCATCGCTCAAGAGCGCGACAATGTTGTGATTGAGGAGGCCCGCGCAGAAGCCGAAGCTGCCGCACAACTCGCCGCTCCGGTGATGGATGTGATGGGTGACGAGGCCGAAAGCATGATGGTCGAGACCCCTGAAGGCCAAGAATAA
- the rplL gene encoding 50S ribosomal protein L7/L12 translates to MADLKKLAEEIVGLTLLEAQELKTILKDEYGIEPAAGGAVMMAGPAGDAGAAAEEQTEFDVVLKDAGASKINVIKEVRGITGLGLKEAKDLVEAGGKIKEGVSKAEADEVKAKLEAAGATVELA, encoded by the coding sequence ATGGCTGATCTGAAGAAACTTGCAGAAGAGATCGTGGGTCTCACCCTTCTCGAAGCACAAGAACTGAAAACCATCCTCAAAGACGAGTATGGCATCGAGCCCGCCGCTGGCGGCGCTGTGATGATGGCTGGCCCGGCAGGCGATGCTGGCGCGGCTGCTGAAGAGCAAACCGAATTCGACGTCGTCCTCAAAGACGCCGGCGCATCCAAAATCAACGTGATCAAAGAAGTCCGCGGCATCACCGGCCTGGGCCTCAAAGAAGCAAAAGATCTCGTCGAAGCTGGCGGCAAAATCAAAGAAGGCGTTTCCAAAGCCGAAGCAGACGAAGTCAAAGCCAAGCTGGAAGCAGCTGGCGCGACTGTCGAGCTGGCCTAA
- the rplJ gene encoding 50S ribosomal protein L10: MDRAQKEKMVDELGQIFDSSGVVVVAHYEGLTVAQMQDLRARMRDVGGSVRVAKNKLAKIALEGKPCASLADFLTGMTVLTYSEDPVAAAKVADAYAKDNEKFVILGGAMGETALDVDGVKAVAKMPSREELIASIVGCIGAPASNIAGAIGAPASNIASILSTIEDKAAA; this comes from the coding sequence GTGGATAGAGCACAAAAAGAAAAAATGGTCGACGAGCTCGGCCAAATCTTTGACAGCTCTGGCGTCGTTGTGGTTGCCCACTACGAAGGTCTCACGGTTGCTCAGATGCAGGACCTGCGCGCGCGTATGCGTGATGTTGGTGGGTCCGTTCGCGTTGCCAAGAACAAGCTCGCCAAAATCGCCCTTGAAGGAAAGCCTTGCGCAAGCCTTGCTGATTTCCTGACGGGTATGACCGTTCTCACCTATTCGGAAGATCCTGTGGCTGCGGCCAAGGTTGCCGATGCCTATGCCAAAGATAACGAAAAATTCGTGATCCTTGGTGGTGCAATGGGTGAGACCGCTCTCGACGTCGATGGTGTTAAAGCCGTTGCGAAAATGCCGTCCCGCGAGGAGCTTATTGCTTCTATCGTTGGCTGTATTGGCGCACCTGCTTCCAACATCGCTGGCGCGATTGGCGCACCTGCTTCGAACATCGCGAGCATCCTGTCTACAATTGAAGACAAGGCTGCTGCATAA
- the rplA gene encoding 50S ribosomal protein L1, giving the protein MAKFGKRTVAARAAFAGKENITVEDAVALVKSNATAKFDETVEIALNLGVDPRHADQMVRGVVTLPNGTGKTVRVAVFARGPKADEATAAGADIVGAEDLMETIQSGKIEFDRCIATPDMMPIVGRLGKILGPRNLMPNPKIGTVTMDVKAAVEAAKGGEVQFKAEKAGVVHAGVGKASFSAEQLAENIRAFVDAVQKAKPTGAKGAYMQKVSVSSSMGPGVSIAVDSATGN; this is encoded by the coding sequence ATGGCTAAGTTTGGTAAACGCACCGTTGCAGCCCGTGCAGCATTCGCAGGCAAAGAAAACATCACCGTCGAAGACGCCGTGGCATTGGTCAAATCCAACGCAACCGCGAAATTTGACGAAACCGTCGAAATCGCGCTGAACCTCGGTGTTGATCCGCGTCACGCAGACCAAATGGTTCGCGGCGTTGTGACCTTGCCGAACGGCACTGGTAAAACCGTCCGCGTGGCCGTGTTTGCCCGTGGTCCGAAAGCAGACGAAGCCACCGCCGCTGGCGCTGACATCGTTGGCGCAGAGGATCTGATGGAGACCATTCAGTCCGGCAAAATCGAGTTCGACCGTTGCATTGCAACCCCGGACATGATGCCGATCGTGGGTCGCCTTGGTAAAATCCTTGGTCCGCGCAACCTGATGCCGAACCCGAAAATTGGCACCGTGACCATGGACGTGAAAGCAGCCGTGGAAGCAGCCAAAGGTGGCGAAGTTCAGTTCAAAGCAGAGAAAGCCGGCGTTGTGCACGCAGGCGTTGGCAAAGCCTCCTTCTCCGCCGAGCAACTGGCCGAAAACATCCGCGCTTTCGTGGATGCAGTTCAAAAAGCCAAGCCGACCGGCGCAAAAGGCGCTTACATGCAGAAAGTCTCCGTGTCCTCTTCGATGGGCCCGGGCGTTTCCATTGCTGTGGACTCCGCGACTGGCAATTGA
- the rplK gene encoding 50S ribosomal protein L11: MAKKLVGSLKLQVPAGKANPSPPVGPALGQRGINIMEFCKAFNAKTQDMEPGAPCPTVITYYQDKSFTMDIKTSPASYFLKKAAKLTSGSKTPGRTTAGTVTLAQVREIAEAKMKDLNANDVEAAMKIILGSARSMGIEVK, translated from the coding sequence ATGGCTAAAAAACTCGTGGGCAGCCTCAAGCTGCAAGTGCCCGCAGGCAAAGCAAACCCGTCCCCGCCCGTGGGTCCGGCGCTTGGTCAGCGCGGCATCAACATCATGGAATTCTGTAAGGCGTTCAACGCCAAGACACAGGACATGGAGCCCGGCGCGCCGTGCCCCACCGTGATCACCTACTATCAGGACAAGTCCTTCACCATGGACATCAAGACGTCCCCGGCGTCCTACTTCCTGAAAAAAGCGGCAAAACTGACCTCCGGTTCCAAAACCCCGGGTCGCACCACTGCCGGCACCGTGACCTTGGCTCAGGTGCGTGAGATCGCAGAAGCGAAAATGAAAGACCTGAACGCAAACGACGTCGAAGCGGCGATGAAAATCATCCTCGGTTCTGCACGTTCTATGGGCATCGAGGTGAAGTAA
- the nusG gene encoding transcription termination/antitermination protein NusG, with translation MAKRWYSVSVLSNFEKKIAEAIRIAVEEKGLQDQIEEVLVPTEEVIEVRRGKKVTVERRFMPGYVLVRMEMTDQGYHLINSINRVTGFLGSFGKPMPMRDSEVEAILGRVEEGAEAPRNTITFEVGEQVSVGEGAFEGFDGMVEEVDEASQRLKVSVSIFGRATPVELEFTQVNKRP, from the coding sequence ATGGCAAAGCGTTGGTACTCGGTGAGCGTTCTCTCGAACTTCGAGAAAAAAATCGCCGAAGCGATCCGGATTGCTGTGGAAGAAAAGGGCCTTCAGGATCAGATCGAAGAAGTTTTGGTGCCGACCGAAGAGGTCATCGAAGTGCGCCGGGGCAAAAAAGTGACCGTCGAGCGGCGTTTCATGCCGGGCTATGTGCTCGTGCGGATGGAAATGACCGATCAGGGCTACCACCTGATCAACTCGATCAACCGGGTCACCGGGTTCTTGGGCTCCTTTGGCAAGCCGATGCCGATGCGCGATTCTGAGGTTGAGGCCATCTTGGGTCGCGTCGAAGAGGGTGCTGAGGCACCGCGCAACACCATCACCTTCGAAGTGGGTGAACAGGTGTCCGTGGGCGAAGGTGCGTTCGAAGGCTTTGACGGTATGGTCGAAGAAGTCGACGAAGCCAGCCAGCGCCTCAAAGTGTCGGTGTCGATCTTTGGCCGGGCCACCCCGGTCGAATTGGAATTCACTCAGGTCAATAAACGGCCCTGA
- the secE gene encoding preprotein translocase subunit SecE — MATKTNPLQFIQQVRAEVTKIVWPTRREVLLTTMMVFVMAALVGTFFFLVDLGIRFGLQGFLGLFG, encoded by the coding sequence ATGGCCACGAAAACAAATCCGCTTCAGTTCATTCAGCAAGTTCGCGCTGAGGTGACCAAAATCGTCTGGCCGACCCGCCGCGAGGTCTTGTTGACCACGATGATGGTGTTCGTGATGGCCGCCCTTGTGGGGACGTTCTTTTTCCTCGTCGATCTCGGCATCCGCTTTGGCCTTCAGGGCTTCTTGGGCCTTTTCGGCTAA